DNA from Candidatus Izemoplasma sp.:
CTTAGCACATCACTTAGATGATCAAGCTGAGACGATTATGATGCGCATTATCAGAGGGTCTTCATTTCAAGGTTATGAAGGTATGCATACCCATTATATCGAGAATGATTATCGCTTTATTAGACCCCTTCTCAATATCTCAAAAGATGCTTTAATGAACTATGCACAAACATATAATATTCACTATTATGATGATTATACAAATCAATCATCTACCTATACAAGAAATCGTATCAGACACGATATTCTTCCTTTAATGGCAAAGGAAAATCCACAATATCGCGATAAGTTACTTCAGTTATCTGAGTATATTAAAATGGCGAATGAGATGATCCATCCGTATGTGACATCATTCCTTGATCAGCACTATCTTAATAATAAAATTTCCCTTATTCCTTTCAACAACTTAAAAGATATTGTAAAAATCAATGTCTTAACCCATTTGATTAATGATTTGACAGATAATAAAGTAGAAATTTCTTATAATCAATACCAAACTATGATTTCCCTTGCTTTAAAAGAGAATCCAAATCAAGAATACGCCCTATCAAAGGACTATAAATTCATAAAAACGTATACCTATATAACTCTTATTAAAACCCGTAAAGAAAGGGTGGCGTCAGTTAAAATTACAGATGAAGGTTGTTATCAAATTAACGACCATTACTCCTTTTTTGTTACACATAATAAATTAGACCAAAATCATAGAAATTTTTTTCAATTATGGTATAATGAATTAGTGTTTCCACTTTACTTGAGAACACGCCAAAATGGTGATAAAATGATTCTTAATGTGGGAACTAAAAAAGTTAAAGATATTTTTATTGATCAAAAGATTCCAAAACATCTAAGAGATACGAAAATATTACTTGCGAACGATGATGATGTCTTGTGGATACCAGGAATTAAGAAGGCCCATCAAGATCAATCAAAAAAGCACATATTATACATTTATGAGGTGACAAAATGTTAGAAAAAGATATTGAGAAAATATTGGTTTCAGAAAGCGAAATAGATGCCATTGCAAAACGCCTAGGAAAACAATTAACAGAAGAATATAAAGATAAGTTTCCAATCGTTGTAGGATTATTAAAAGGATGTGTCCCGTTTATGGGTAAACTCATCAGCAACATGGATATGCATCTTGAAATTGAGTTTATGGATGTATCGAGTTACCATGGTGGTATTGAATCAAGTGGCGATATCAAAATCAGCAAGGATTTAGATGTTGCTGTGAAAGATCGACACATTATTATCGCTGAAGATATCGTTGATACAGGAAGAACAATAAAAGTTATTATGGATTTATTAAAATACCGCGGGGCAAAAAGTGTTAGTGTCGTCACACTACTTGATAAACCTGCTGGTCGTGTGGTAAATCTAGATCCTGAGTATATAGGAAAAACCATTCCCAAAGAATTTGTCGTAGGTTACGGTTTAGATTATGATGAAAAATACCGCAATCTACCCTATGTGGGCGTCTTGAAAAAAGATGTCTATATGAAGTAAGGAGCGAAGAATTATGGCAAACAAACAAATGAAACCCCCGAGTAGTAGGTTAGGTAACTTAATTGTTATTTCAATTATCTTATTGTTTATTTTCGGGGCAGTATATGTATTTACATATAATGAAGACCAACCAATCGAATATGATTACGCGACATTTATCCAGAAAATTGAAGCTGGCGAGGTAGCTTCAATGGAATCCACACCAATTTCTGGTGATATGAATATTGGTGCCTTCTTAATTGAAGGACAATTAGATAATGGATCAAGTTTTGTAATTGAGATACCTACTACGGCTGTGTTAAATGAAGTTATTACACAAGCTGAGGCTGAAGGTGTCAACTATACACATACCCCGGGTTCTAGTTACGGCTTTTGGAATATCCTCGCAATTTTAGGACCCTTACTAATCTTAATTGTCATCGTCGCTGTTTTTATGCGTAACAACGGAGGTAACAGACAAGCCTTTGATTTCGGTAAAAACCGTGCCAAATTAAACCGTAAAAAAACCACTACATTTGATAATGTAGCCGGTGTTGAAGAAGAAAAAGAAGAACTTGCAGAATTAATTGACTTCTTGAAAAACCCTAAAAAATATACAAACTTAGGCGCTCGTATACCAACTGGTATAATGTTAGTTGGGCCACCAGGTACAGGGAAAACCTTACTCGCAAGAGCTGTCGCTGGTGAAGCAAGTGTTCCATTTTACTCAATTAGTGGATCTGACTTTGTCGAAATGTTTGTTGGTGTTGGGGCATCACGTGTACGTGATATGTTCAAAAACGCAAAACAAAATGCCCCATGTATTGTCTTTATCGATGAAATCGATGCCGTAGGACGTCAGCGTGGCGCTGGTCTAGGTGGTGGACATGATGAACGTGAACAAACATTAAACCAATTACTTGTTGAGATGGATGGATTTGGAACCAACTCAGGTATCATTATCATTGCCGCAACCAACCGACCTGACGTACTGGATCCTGCCTTATTAAGACCTGGTCGTTTTGATCGACAAATAACAATTGGTCGCCCAGACATTAAAGGACGCCGAGCAATCTTAGAAGTGCATGCACGTAATAAGAAAATTGATCCTAAAGTAACCTTTGATGATATCGCAAGACGTACACCTGGATTCACAGGCGCAGACTTAGAAAACTTACTAAATGAAGCTGCCTTACTGGCTGCACGCGAAAATAAACCCCATATTAAAATTTATCATATCGATGAAGCGGTTGATCGTGTTATGATGGGACCTGCGAAAAAATCACGTGTCTTTACAAAACATGAGCGTGACTTTATTGCCCATCACGAAGCAGGACATGCCGTACTCGGTATTAAGTTAGATAATGCAAATATCGTACATAAAGTTACAATTATCCCGCGTGGACAAGCAGGTGGATATGCATTAATGCTTCCTGAGGAAGAAGAAAGTTTCTTGCAAACCAAGAAAAATCTAACTGATCAAATCACTGGATTATTAGGCGGTCGTGTAGCCGAAGAGATTATTTTCAACGAAGTCTCAACTGGAGCACAAAATGACTTCCAAAAAGCTACTGAAATAGCACGCAGTATGGTTACTGAATATGGTATGAGTTCGCTAGGGCCCATTCAATACGAGAAACGTAATGGAAATGTCTTCTTAGGAAGAGATTACGCAGCGGATAAATCATTTAGTGACCAAGTCGCATTGGAAATTGATAATGAAGTAAGATTAATTATCAACCAATGTTATGACCTTGCTAAAAAAACATTAACCGAAAATTTAGACTTACTTAAAAATATCGCTGCACACTTACTAGATGTTGAAACCTTAACAAAAGAAGACATTTATGAGATTGTTGAGACTGGTAAACTCAGTTGGTGGGAAAAGAAAAAAGAAAAGATAGAAGCAGAAAAACAAGCTGCTATTGAAGAAGAAAAAGAAGAAAAAGAAAATGCATCTGATGATGCTAATGAAAACACTACTGACGACAAACAAGCATAAGGGTATCTAAGGATATCCTTTCTTTTGTAAATAAGATAGGGAGAAGAACATGCGATTAGACAAATATCTAAAAGTATCAAGAATAATTAAAAGACGCACAATAGCAAAACAAATTGCGGATAATGAACGTGTAGAAATTAACGGTAAAACCGCTAAATCAAGCACGCCTGTTGAGGTAGATGATATTATTACGATTCATTTTGGTAATAAAGTTGTCAAAGTAAAGGTTTTAGAAATCAAAGACTCTACCAAAAAGAAAGATGCCCAAAATATGTTTGAAATTCTTGAAGAAACTTATATCAACAATTGATTTTTCTGGACATTTATCCTATAATATACTAATCAAAGAAAAAGGTGATTTTTATGAAGAAATTAATCCTAATACTATCTATTGTTCTTGTAGGACTTCTTTCAGCATGTGGTAATAACGGTACGGATGATTCAAATGTAGTTTACGTAACGGTATATCCTATGCAATATTTAGTTGAACAAATAGCCGGAGATACGATTGAAGTTAAGCGTGTTCCAGGT
Protein-coding regions in this window:
- the tilS gene encoding tRNA lysidine(34) synthetase TilS, producing MKSISEHVKQLNLFSKDSPVVVAVSTGVDSMVLLHVLLSLDIKCIVAHVNHQKRKQSNEEQAFLKAFSKHHNVPFKTINITLENRNFQKQAREKRYHFFKQVAKQYHTHDIALAHHLDDQAETIMMRIIRGSSFQGYEGMHTHYIENDYRFIRPLLNISKDALMNYAQTYNIHYYDDYTNQSSTYTRNRIRHDILPLMAKENPQYRDKLLQLSEYIKMANEMIHPYVTSFLDQHYLNNKISLIPFNNLKDIVKINVLTHLINDLTDNKVEISYNQYQTMISLALKENPNQEYALSKDYKFIKTYTYITLIKTRKERVASVKITDEGCYQINDHYSFFVTHNKLDQNHRNFFQLWYNELVFPLYLRTRQNGDKMILNVGTKKVKDIFIDQKIPKHLRDTKILLANDDDVLWIPGIKKAHQDQSKKHILYIYEVTKC
- the hpt gene encoding hypoxanthine phosphoribosyltransferase gives rise to the protein MLEKDIEKILVSESEIDAIAKRLGKQLTEEYKDKFPIVVGLLKGCVPFMGKLISNMDMHLEIEFMDVSSYHGGIESSGDIKISKDLDVAVKDRHIIIAEDIVDTGRTIKVIMDLLKYRGAKSVSVVTLLDKPAGRVVNLDPEYIGKTIPKEFVVGYGLDYDEKYRNLPYVGVLKKDVYMK
- the ftsH gene encoding ATP-dependent zinc metalloprotease FtsH; this translates as MANKQMKPPSSRLGNLIVISIILLFIFGAVYVFTYNEDQPIEYDYATFIQKIEAGEVASMESTPISGDMNIGAFLIEGQLDNGSSFVIEIPTTAVLNEVITQAEAEGVNYTHTPGSSYGFWNILAILGPLLILIVIVAVFMRNNGGNRQAFDFGKNRAKLNRKKTTTFDNVAGVEEEKEELAELIDFLKNPKKYTNLGARIPTGIMLVGPPGTGKTLLARAVAGEASVPFYSISGSDFVEMFVGVGASRVRDMFKNAKQNAPCIVFIDEIDAVGRQRGAGLGGGHDEREQTLNQLLVEMDGFGTNSGIIIIAATNRPDVLDPALLRPGRFDRQITIGRPDIKGRRAILEVHARNKKIDPKVTFDDIARRTPGFTGADLENLLNEAALLAARENKPHIKIYHIDEAVDRVMMGPAKKSRVFTKHERDFIAHHEAGHAVLGIKLDNANIVHKVTIIPRGQAGGYALMLPEEEESFLQTKKNLTDQITGLLGGRVAEEIIFNEVSTGAQNDFQKATEIARSMVTEYGMSSLGPIQYEKRNGNVFLGRDYAADKSFSDQVALEIDNEVRLIINQCYDLAKKTLTENLDLLKNIAAHLLDVETLTKEDIYEIVETGKLSWWEKKKEKIEAEKQAAIEEEKEEKENASDDANENTTDDKQA
- a CDS encoding RNA-binding S4 domain-containing protein, producing MRLDKYLKVSRIIKRRTIAKQIADNERVEINGKTAKSSTPVEVDDIITIHFGNKVVKVKVLEIKDSTKKKDAQNMFEILEETYINN